The Nitrospira sp. genome window below encodes:
- the treY gene encoding malto-oligosyltrehalose synthase, translating into IGTEEDYHAMIDELHQRGMGHLLDVVPNHMGIAQQINAWWQDVLENGPSSRHASFFDIDWDPLKIELRNKVLLPILGNQYGVVLEDQELQIEYQDGRYIIRYYEHRLPVAPKASVRILSHRLTELADAEGPESPHVMELESIITALTRLPPRDARDPAAVVERYREKEVVRRRLSALLESNATIRRFLDENVRQINGTKGDPHSFDLLDDLLNDQAYRLADWRVAAEEINYRRFFDINELAALRMENPEVFEATHQLVFRLLKEGAVTGLRIDHVDGLYDPADYLQKLQEWVRREWPEVGESERRPLYLLVEKILGANERIPETWAVHGTTGYEFLALVNGLFVNRANERAVDAAYTRFVDNEQPFDELAYRCKQLIMNVAMASELNVLGHQLNRLSERDRRSQDYTLNSLTHAIREIIACFPVYRTYITGAPEGILDRDRAFIWQAVTRAKRRNPALSGSVFDFVRDLLLQPADVHKAHDEERLRFVMKFQQTTSPVTAKGIEDTAFYRYHRLVSLNEVGADPQHFGITPTTAHQQLKERQGRWPATLSTTATHDTKRGEDVRMRIAVLSEMPKLWSQRVMLWGKLNRKWKVSAEQGPVPSADDEYLLYQTLIGAWPLTPLDEERHEEFRTRMQQYMNKAIREAKVHTSWVNPDPEYEEAMGRFVARILDRSESKDFLDDFLPFQRRIAQYGIYNSLAQLLIKITAPGVPDFYQGTEFWDLNLVDPDNRRPVDYELRQTVLASLRSAGDSVQARQALLHDLLTHRVDGRIKLWLTTEGLRYRRVHADLFQQGEYVPLQVTGAKRELLFAFARLHGDQAVVVVVPRLLTGVIEDPTVLPVGERVWGDTRVMMPSWKEGSPFRNVLTGSQLVTVSDEGRQSITAAEILKDCPVAVVERMV; encoded by the coding sequence AATCGGGACCGAAGAGGATTACCACGCGATGATCGACGAGTTGCATCAGCGTGGAATGGGACATCTGCTGGATGTCGTGCCGAATCATATGGGCATCGCTCAGCAGATCAACGCCTGGTGGCAGGATGTGCTTGAGAACGGGCCGAGCTCACGGCATGCGTCGTTTTTCGATATTGATTGGGACCCGCTCAAGATCGAATTGCGGAACAAGGTCCTCCTGCCGATCCTCGGTAATCAATATGGGGTCGTCCTGGAAGACCAAGAGTTACAAATAGAATATCAGGACGGGCGATACATCATCCGCTATTACGAGCATCGACTCCCCGTGGCTCCCAAAGCGTCTGTGCGGATCCTGTCCCATCGCCTTACAGAGCTTGCCGACGCGGAGGGGCCCGAGAGCCCCCATGTGATGGAACTGGAGAGCATCATCACGGCGCTGACGCGCCTACCGCCGCGAGACGCTCGTGACCCAGCGGCGGTCGTCGAGCGGTATCGAGAGAAAGAAGTTGTTCGTCGCCGTCTCTCGGCGTTGCTGGAAAGCAATGCGACGATCCGGCGCTTTCTGGACGAAAACGTGCGACAGATCAACGGGACCAAAGGCGATCCACACAGTTTCGACCTCCTCGATGATCTCTTGAACGATCAGGCGTACCGCCTGGCCGACTGGCGGGTGGCGGCCGAAGAGATCAACTATCGGAGGTTTTTCGATATCAACGAGCTCGCCGCGTTGAGAATGGAAAACCCCGAAGTCTTCGAAGCCACGCATCAGTTGGTCTTTCGATTACTCAAAGAGGGGGCGGTGACCGGGCTTCGGATCGACCATGTCGATGGTCTCTACGACCCGGCCGACTATCTCCAGAAGCTTCAGGAGTGGGTGCGACGCGAATGGCCGGAGGTCGGTGAATCCGAACGCCGTCCGCTGTATCTACTGGTCGAAAAGATCCTTGGTGCCAATGAACGGATTCCCGAGACCTGGGCGGTTCATGGCACCACCGGCTACGAATTTTTGGCCCTCGTGAACGGGCTCTTTGTGAATCGTGCCAATGAACGCGCTGTCGATGCGGCCTATACGCGTTTCGTCGACAATGAGCAACCGTTCGACGAACTGGCCTACCGGTGTAAGCAATTGATCATGAATGTCGCGATGGCGAGCGAGTTGAACGTCTTGGGCCATCAATTGAATCGGTTATCGGAACGGGATCGACGGTCGCAGGACTATACCCTGAATAGCCTCACGCATGCGATCCGGGAGATCATCGCCTGTTTCCCGGTCTACCGGACGTATATTACCGGGGCGCCGGAGGGGATCCTGGATCGAGACCGGGCGTTTATTTGGCAGGCTGTGACGAGGGCCAAACGGCGCAATCCGGCGCTGAGCGGGTCGGTATTCGACTTTGTCCGTGATCTACTCTTGCAACCGGCCGATGTGCACAAGGCCCATGATGAAGAGCGGCTTCGCTTCGTCATGAAGTTTCAACAGACGACGAGTCCGGTCACGGCGAAAGGGATCGAAGATACGGCCTTCTATCGGTACCACCGACTGGTCTCATTGAACGAAGTCGGGGCCGATCCTCAGCACTTTGGCATCACGCCGACGACGGCCCATCAACAGTTGAAGGAACGGCAGGGCCGATGGCCGGCCACCCTGTCAACCACTGCGACGCATGACACCAAGCGAGGCGAGGACGTTCGTATGCGAATCGCGGTGTTGTCCGAGATGCCGAAGCTCTGGAGCCAACGGGTCATGTTGTGGGGCAAGCTTAATCGCAAGTGGAAAGTCTCTGCGGAGCAGGGGCCGGTGCCGAGTGCGGATGATGAATATCTCCTATACCAAACTTTGATCGGGGCCTGGCCGCTGACTCCGCTCGATGAGGAAAGGCATGAAGAGTTTCGCACGAGAATGCAACAGTACATGAACAAGGCGATCAGAGAAGCTAAGGTTCACACGAGTTGGGTCAACCCTGATCCTGAGTACGAAGAGGCCATGGGCCGCTTTGTGGCGAGGATTCTCGATCGATCCGAATCGAAAGACTTCCTCGATGATTTCCTCCCGTTCCAGCGAAGGATCGCGCAGTACGGCATCTACAACTCACTGGCGCAGCTGCTGATCAAGATTACGGCACCAGGCGTCCCGGATTTCTATCAAGGCACGGAGTTCTGGGATCTCAATTTGGTCGATCCGGACAATCGCCGCCCCGTGGACTATGAGTTGAGGCAGACTGTCTTAGCCTCGTTGCGGTCAGCCGGAGACTCGGTGCAAGCCCGGCAGGCCCTCTTGCACGATCTCCTGACGCATCGGGTCGATGGGCGGATCAAGCTGTGGCTCACCACTGAAGGGTTGCGTTACCGCAGAGTGCATGCCGACTTGTTCCAGCAGGGAGAGTACGTGCCGCTCCAGGTCACCGGTGCGAAACGTGAACTCCTCTTTGCGTTCGCTCGCCTTCATGGAGACCAGGCCGTGGTCGTCGTCGTGCCGCGTCTCTTGACGGGAGTGATCGAGGATCCAACGGTGCTTCCGGTCGGTGAACGCGTATGGGGTGATACCAGGGTGATGATGCCGTCGTGGAAAGAAGGATCTCCCTTCCGGAATGTTCTGACGGGGAGTCAATTGGTGACGGTGTCGGACGAGGGGCGACAAAGTATCACCGCTGCAGAGATCCTGAAAGATTGTCCGGTTGCTGTAGTGGAACGCATGGTCTGA